The Apium graveolens cultivar Ventura chromosome 6, ASM990537v1, whole genome shotgun sequence genome contains a region encoding:
- the LOC141668411 gene encoding zinc finger CCCH domain-containing protein 11-like isoform X1, protein MPPKSAPKASKQDIAKKQKSVEDKTFGLKNKNKSKNVQKYVKSIEASAIPKPDPSKLAAKKKKDEEKAREKELNDLFKIAVVQPKVPVGIFLFFRFFNLISCFRTFN, encoded by the exons ATGCCTCCGAAATCAGCACCGAAAGCATCGAAACAAGATATTGCAAAGAAGCAAAAATCAGTTGAAGATAAGACATTTGGATtgaagaataagaataagagtaAAAATGTTCAGAAATATGTTAAATCTATTGAAGCTTCTGCTATTCCTAAGCCTGATCCTTCCAAACTCGCTGCAAAG AAAAAGAAAGATGAGGAGAAGGCTAGAGAGAAGGAGCTGAATGATTTGTTCAAGATTGCTGTTGTTCAACCTAAAGTACCTGTTGGTATATTTCTGTTTTTTAGgttttttaatttaatttcttgTTTCCGAACTTTTAATTGA
- the LOC141667876 gene encoding uncharacterized protein LOC141667876 isoform X2, translating to MDKSQLRQYLQSTMSGVAGVQSTIVYEDPLLQNVTSNIQQFARTQFAKEKWEYKKRFHLGSLAKIISELNWSNVDYEKLLTSREDKKYRRDDWNVAEHRFSGEVELGTDVVESFCEILKRELNTEHKCYIISPLCWGANVRSAGLDFHFKHSIHCAGNEKTHIGVIDENHFFSIHVIFEEHKIYIMDSLYPLHSTHRLHVYLLLQHLQYRHEINKSIWEICFVTNNLKQENGSDCGVFMLKSMESWLKGIRLPFSKARTF from the exons ATGGACAAGTCCCAATTGAGACAATACCTTCAATCTACCATGTCTGGTGTTGCTGGTGTTCAATCTACAATTGTGTATGAAGATCCTCTACTACAAAATGTTACATCAAACATTCAACAATTTGCACGAACCCAATTTGCTAAGGAAAAATGG GAGTATAAGAAGCGATTTCATCTCGGTTCTTTGGCTAAAATCATTTCAGAATTAAATTGGAGCAATGTTGATTACGAGAAGTTGTTGACATCAAGG gAGGATAAAAAATATCGACGTGATGATTGGAATGTAGCTGAACACCGATTTTCAGGAGAGGTTGAACTAGGCACAGAC GTTGTTGAATCTTTTTGTGAAATCCTCAAACGTGAGTTGAATACTGAGCATAAGTGTTACATTATTTCTCCACTT TGTTGGGGTGCTAATGTGCGCAGTGCAGGCCTCGATTTTCACTTTAAGCACTCCATTCACTGTGCAGGCAATGAAAAG ACTCACATTGGGGTAATCGATGAGAATCACTTCTTCTCGATTCACGTTATATTTGAGGAGCACAAAATCTACATCATGGATTCTTTGTATCCTCTCCATTCCACACACCGATTGCATGTTTATCTGTTG TTGCAACATTTGCAATATCGTCACGAGATTAATAAGTCCATTTGGGAAATTTGTTTCGTGACGAATAATCTGAAGCAAGAGAATGGTTCTGATTGTGGAGTTTTCATGCTTAAGAGTATGGAGTCTTGGTTGAAAGGAATTAGATTACCTTTCTCAAAGGCAAGGACATTTTAG
- the LOC141667876 gene encoding uncharacterized protein LOC141667876 isoform X1, whose amino-acid sequence MVEKVQQRSSPCIRVYLTRIFNILKMDKSQLRQYLQSTMSGVAGVQSTIVYEDPLLQNVTSNIQQFARTQFAKEKWEYKKRFHLGSLAKIISELNWSNVDYEKLLTSREDKKYRRDDWNVAEHRFSGEVELGTDVVESFCEILKRELNTEHKCYIISPLCWGANVRSAGLDFHFKHSIHCAGNEKTHIGVIDENHFFSIHVIFEEHKIYIMDSLYPLHSTHRLHVYLLLQHLQYRHEINKSIWEICFVTNNLKQENGSDCGVFMLKSMESWLKGIRLPFSKARTF is encoded by the exons ATGGTAGAGAAAGTTCAACAGCGCAGCTCTCCATGCATACGAGTCTACCTGACCAGGATCTTCAATATACTGAAG ATGGACAAGTCCCAATTGAGACAATACCTTCAATCTACCATGTCTGGTGTTGCTGGTGTTCAATCTACAATTGTGTATGAAGATCCTCTACTACAAAATGTTACATCAAACATTCAACAATTTGCACGAACCCAATTTGCTAAGGAAAAATGG GAGTATAAGAAGCGATTTCATCTCGGTTCTTTGGCTAAAATCATTTCAGAATTAAATTGGAGCAATGTTGATTACGAGAAGTTGTTGACATCAAGG gAGGATAAAAAATATCGACGTGATGATTGGAATGTAGCTGAACACCGATTTTCAGGAGAGGTTGAACTAGGCACAGAC GTTGTTGAATCTTTTTGTGAAATCCTCAAACGTGAGTTGAATACTGAGCATAAGTGTTACATTATTTCTCCACTT TGTTGGGGTGCTAATGTGCGCAGTGCAGGCCTCGATTTTCACTTTAAGCACTCCATTCACTGTGCAGGCAATGAAAAG ACTCACATTGGGGTAATCGATGAGAATCACTTCTTCTCGATTCACGTTATATTTGAGGAGCACAAAATCTACATCATGGATTCTTTGTATCCTCTCCATTCCACACACCGATTGCATGTTTATCTGTTG TTGCAACATTTGCAATATCGTCACGAGATTAATAAGTCCATTTGGGAAATTTGTTTCGTGACGAATAATCTGAAGCAAGAGAATGGTTCTGATTGTGGAGTTTTCATGCTTAAGAGTATGGAGTCTTGGTTGAAAGGAATTAGATTACCTTTCTCAAAGGCAAGGACATTTTAG
- the LOC141664889 gene encoding uncharacterized protein LOC141664889: protein MGGVYLNTRGVMNMGVQSETPNIQHTPPNTNIFLTPPCYKAPQYKQLVRLFVVDQIFLPSSENAYIRSGNYKYCVDASTFESINWAQAILDRIYEAVKKNTRTFSACSTVFQALIYDKIPKLVLEDMKLKSALVPADKYPVIRRKKEIWKLKLDELNSEDINKCGLCSQLDHGHHTPLFQKACEGVMLAHVIGQARQALEGSLEGDYLSEINDFGLVEDLKTQYLGIDDRDDWRLIEALSMKDACRYTEPEALLINLSSTPKTSNIVTVHPQIAEPSAEQPVNVLGPEQRGEMSVHQNLDKPKEPVESVMELEETAKQLKNTLGTEQPEGPVDKNEVETEGTAGKLKNTMGPEQPEGTKDEPMNTKEPPETVKHKHSVVAHYLRRSSRIQKQGTLLDESNKQDDAERGRRKREQNEILIEQKRKRSKSVDDSSYFKKTLILDINGILADIVPENVVTSSRTSKQYKILKNKAVFKRPHVDDFLKFCFERFNVGVWSSRLKRNLDPVIDYVFGNNYKSKLAFQWDQEHCTNTGLKVAGNNHKPLFLKEIKKLWEDPELRKVIGDLNETNTLLIDDSPYKAQKNPPNTSIFPHTYKYNSSDDHLLDYSLMNDCLLVASNCRRWGDLQLYLEKLSSAPNVQEFVKKNSLLSQESDILTGTD from the exons ATGGGGGGTGTTTACCTAAATACTCGGGGTGTAATGAATATGGGTGTTCAATCAGAAACACCCAATATTCAGCACACCCCA CCAAACACCAATATATTTCTAACACCCCCATGTTACAAAGCACCCCAATACAAGCAGCTTGTTCGCTTGTTTGTGGTTGATCAGATTTTCCTTCCATCTAGCGAAAATGCATACATCAGGAGTGGGAACTACAAGTATTGCGTTGACGCGTCCACATTTGAATCAATTAATTGGGCTCAAGCAATACTTGACAGAATTTATGAGGCTGTTAAGAAGAACACTCGGACATTTAGTGCTTGCAGTACTGTTTTTCAG GCACTCATTTATGATAAAATTCCGAAGTTGGTTCTCGAGGACATGAAACTTAAGTCAGCTCTAGTACCGGCAGATAAATACCCGGTGATTAGGAGGAAGAAAGAAATATGGAAATTGAAGCTTGATGAACTGAACTCCGAAGAC ATCAATAAATGTGGTCTTTGTTCTCAACTTGACCATGGACACCACACGCCACTTTTTCAGAAAGCTTGTGAGG GTGTCATGCTTGCGCATGTAATCGGGCAAGCAAGACAGGCACTAGAGGGATCCTTGGAGGGTGATTACCTCTCGGAAATCAATGATTTTGGTCTTGTTGAAGACTTGAAAACTCAATATTTG GGAATAGATGATAGAGATGACTGGAGGTTAATTGAAGCTCTTTCAATGAAGGATGCCTGCAGATACACAGAGCCAGAAGCTCTGCTGATTAACCTAAGTTCCACTCCAAAAACTTCGAACATTGTAACTGTTCATCCTCAAATTGCGGAGCCATCTGCGGAGCAACCCGTGAATGTATTGGGGCCTGAACAACGTGGGGAGATGTCTGTTCATCAAAATCTGGATAAGCCTAAGGAGCCTGTGGAGAGTGTTATGGAGCTTGAGGAGACTGCAAAGCAACTCAAGAATACACTGGGGACTGAACAGCCTGAGGGGCCTGTGGACAAAAATGAAGTGGAGACTGAGGGGACTGCGGGGAAACTCAAGAATACAATGGGGCCTGAACAGCCTGAGGGGACTAAGGATGAACCCATGAATACAAAGGAGCCTCCGGAGACTGTCAAACATAAACATTCTGTGGTTGCACATTATCTCAGACGATCATCTCGGATTCAAAAGCAAGGAACCCTGCTTGATGAATCGAACAAACAGGATGACGCTGAAAGAGGCCGAAGGAAGAGAGAGCAAAACGAAATCCTGATAGAGCAAAAAAGGAAACGGTCAAAGTCTGTAGATGATTCAAGCTATTTCAAAAAAACTCTCATCCTTGATATAAATGGCATTCTTGCTGATATCGTTCCAGAAAATGTGGTGACGTCCTCACGTACATCTAAGCAATACAAGATACTGAAAAATAAAGCAG TTTTTAAGAGGCCTCACGTtgatgattttctgaaattctgcTTTGAGAGATTTAACGTAGGCGTATGGTCATCGAGATTAAA GCGTAATTTGGATCCAGTTATTGACTATGTTTTCGGAAATAATTACAAGTCAAAGTTGGCTTTTCAATGG GATCAGGAACATTGTACTAATACAGGTCTCAAAGTCGCGGGGAATAATCATAAACCTTTGTTCCTAAAGGAAATTAAAAAACTCTGGGAGGATCCTGAGCTTAGAAAGGTTATTGGGGATCTTAATGAAACTAACACACTATTGATAGATGACTCACCCTATAAAGCCCAAAAAAACCCT CCAAACACATCAATTTTTCCGCATACATACAAGTACAATAGTTCGGACGATCATTTACTAG ATTATAGTTTAATGAATGATTGTCTCCTGGTTGCTTCTAATTGCAGAAGATGGGGGGATCTTCAATTGTACCTAGAAAAACTATCCTCAGCTCCTAATGTCCAGGAATTTGTTAAGAAAAACAGTTTACTCTCACAGGAGTCGGATATTCTCACAGGTACAGATTAA
- the LOC141668411 gene encoding zinc finger CCCH domain-containing protein 11-like isoform X2, translating into MPPKSAPKASKQDIAKKQKSVEDKTFGLKNKNKSKNVQKYVKSIEASAIPKPDPSKLAAKKKKDEEKAREKELNDLFKIAVVQPKVPVGLSRFKFYYEFNVRVPCF; encoded by the exons ATGCCTCCGAAATCAGCACCGAAAGCATCGAAACAAGATATTGCAAAGAAGCAAAAATCAGTTGAAGATAAGACATTTGGATtgaagaataagaataagagtaAAAATGTTCAGAAATATGTTAAATCTATTGAAGCTTCTGCTATTCCTAAGCCTGATCCTTCCAAACTCGCTGCAAAG AAAAAGAAAGATGAGGAGAAGGCTAGAGAGAAGGAGCTGAATGATTTGTTCAAGATTGCTGTTGTTCAACCTAAAGTACCTGTTG GTTTGTCGAGATTTAAGTTTTATTATGAATTTAATGTCAGGGTTCCTTGCTTTTGA
- the LOC141668411 gene encoding zinc finger CCCH domain-containing protein 11-like isoform X3, producing the protein MPPKSAPKASKQDIAKKQKSVEDKTFGLKNKNKSKNVQKYVKSIEASAIPKPDPSKLAAKKKKDEEKAREKELNDLFKIAVVQPKVPVGFLAFESEMIV; encoded by the exons ATGCCTCCGAAATCAGCACCGAAAGCATCGAAACAAGATATTGCAAAGAAGCAAAAATCAGTTGAAGATAAGACATTTGGATtgaagaataagaataagagtaAAAATGTTCAGAAATATGTTAAATCTATTGAAGCTTCTGCTATTCCTAAGCCTGATCCTTCCAAACTCGCTGCAAAG AAAAAGAAAGATGAGGAGAAGGCTAGAGAGAAGGAGCTGAATGATTTGTTCAAGATTGCTGTTGTTCAACCTAAAGTACCTGTTG GGTTCCTTGCTTTTGAATCCGAGATGATCGTCTGA
- the LOC141667876 gene encoding uncharacterized protein LOC141667876 isoform X3, which produces MVEKVQQRSSPCIRVYLTRIFNILKMDKSQLRQYLQSTMSGVAGVQSTIVYEDPLLQNVTSNIQQFARTQFAKEKWEDKKYRRDDWNVAEHRFSGEVELGTDVVESFCEILKRELNTEHKCYIISPLCWGANVRSAGLDFHFKHSIHCAGNEKTHIGVIDENHFFSIHVIFEEHKIYIMDSLYPLHSTHRLHVYLLLQHLQYRHEINKSIWEICFVTNNLKQENGSDCGVFMLKSMESWLKGIRLPFSKARTF; this is translated from the exons ATGGTAGAGAAAGTTCAACAGCGCAGCTCTCCATGCATACGAGTCTACCTGACCAGGATCTTCAATATACTGAAG ATGGACAAGTCCCAATTGAGACAATACCTTCAATCTACCATGTCTGGTGTTGCTGGTGTTCAATCTACAATTGTGTATGAAGATCCTCTACTACAAAATGTTACATCAAACATTCAACAATTTGCACGAACCCAATTTGCTAAGGAAAAATGG gAGGATAAAAAATATCGACGTGATGATTGGAATGTAGCTGAACACCGATTTTCAGGAGAGGTTGAACTAGGCACAGAC GTTGTTGAATCTTTTTGTGAAATCCTCAAACGTGAGTTGAATACTGAGCATAAGTGTTACATTATTTCTCCACTT TGTTGGGGTGCTAATGTGCGCAGTGCAGGCCTCGATTTTCACTTTAAGCACTCCATTCACTGTGCAGGCAATGAAAAG ACTCACATTGGGGTAATCGATGAGAATCACTTCTTCTCGATTCACGTTATATTTGAGGAGCACAAAATCTACATCATGGATTCTTTGTATCCTCTCCATTCCACACACCGATTGCATGTTTATCTGTTG TTGCAACATTTGCAATATCGTCACGAGATTAATAAGTCCATTTGGGAAATTTGTTTCGTGACGAATAATCTGAAGCAAGAGAATGGTTCTGATTGTGGAGTTTTCATGCTTAAGAGTATGGAGTCTTGGTTGAAAGGAATTAGATTACCTTTCTCAAAGGCAAGGACATTTTAG